The following coding sequences are from one Nicotiana tabacum cultivar K326 chromosome 1, ASM71507v2, whole genome shotgun sequence window:
- the LOC107816798 gene encoding cation/H(+) antiporter 18-like — translation MATPAAPLKCPPPMKATSNGVFQGDDPLDYALPLAIVQICLVLVLTRVLAYLLRPLRQPRVVAEIIGGILLGPSALGRNEKYLHTIFPPKSLTVLDTLANFGLLFFLFLVGLELDPKSLRRTGKKALCIAVAGISLPFVLGIGTSFALRATISKGVNQGPFLVFMGVALSITAFPVLARILAELKLLTTDVGRMAMSAAAVNDVAAWILLALAIALSGTTSSPLISLWVLLCGAGFVILCIFIGPPIFKWMARRCSDGEHVDEIYVCATLAAILAAGFVTDTIGIHALFGAFVLGVLVPKEGPFAGALVEKVEDLVSGLFLPLYFVSSGLKTNVATIQGAQSWGLLVLVIFTSCFGKIVGTIVVSLLCKMPMQEALTLGFLMNTKGLVELIVLNIGKDRGVLNDQTFAIMVLMALFTTFITTPIVISIYKPAKLAVTEYKHRTIERKDTSKQVRMLTCFYSTRNIPTLINLIEVSRGTEKREGLRVYAMHLMELSERSSAILMVHKVKRNGLPFWNKGEVTDSNQVVVAFETFEHLSKVSIRPTTAISPMNSMHEDIITSAERKRVAMIILPFHKHQRLDGHFETTRTDLRHVNRRVLQHAPCSVGILVDRGLGGASHVSASNVDFTITILFFGGHDDREALAYGVRMAEHPGVTLIVVRFVVDPEVAGGSVKIDMNQNSSLEAQPDEVLLSGLKQRISKDGSIKYEERTIKDAAETFEAIKTYNRCNLFLVGRMPEGQVVAALNKKSECPELGPIGNLLISSEFSTTASVLVVQQYRSQLSQDSLSSLEEGESSEGNESN, via the exons ATGGCTACACCAGCAGCACCCCTGAAATGTCCACCACCTATGAAAGCTACCTCTAATGGAGTATTCCAAGGGGACGATCCGTTGGATTATGCACTTCCTCTTGCCATTGTACAGATATGTTTAGTACTTGTTCTCACTCGTGTTCTTGCCTATCTTCTTCGGCCATTGAGACAGCCACGTGTTGTTGCTGAGATTATT GGAGGAATTTTACTAGGTCCATCTGCTCTAGGTCGCAACGAGAAGTATCTGCATACAATATTTCCACCAAAGAGCCTAACAGTGTTGGATACTTTAGCAAACTTTGgcctccttttctttcttttccttgttgGTCTGGAGTTAGATCCAAAGTCTCTTCGTCGGACTGGGAAGAAAGCTCTATGTATTGCTGTTGCTGGAATTAGTCTCCCCTTTGTATTAGGAATAGGAACATCCTTTGCTCTCAGAGCTACTATATCAAAAGGGGTTAATCAAGGCCCTTTTCTGGTGTTCATGGGAGTGGCTCTCTCTATCACTGCCTTTCCTGTTTTGGCTCGTATTCTAGCTGAGCTCAAACTTTTAACAACAGATGTTGGTCGAATGGCCATGTCTGCTGCAGCAGTCAATGATGTGGCTGCATGGATTTTGCTTGCTCTTGCTATTGCCCTCTCAGGCACTACCAGTTCTCCCCTTATTTCCCTTTGGGTCCTTTTGTGCGGGGCTGGTTTTGTGATACTCTGCATATTCATTGGTCCTCCTATATTCAAATGGATGGCTAGACGTTGTTCGGATGGTGAGCATGTAGATGAGATATATGTGTGTGCTACACTAGCAGCAATTTTGGCTGCAGGATTTGTCACTGATACTATTGGTATTCATGCCTTATTTGGAGCTTTTGTGCTCGGTGTTCTTGTCCCAAAGGAAGGACCATTTGCAGGCGCACTGGTGGAAAAAGTCGAGGACCTTGTATCCGGTTTATTTCTTCCTCTCTACTTTGTTTCTAGTGGATTGAAAACGAATGTGGCCACTATTCAGGGGGCTCAATCATGGGGTCTTCTTGTTCTTGTCATATTTACCTCATGCTTCGGGAAGATTGTCGGCACCATTGTCGTCTCACTCCTTTGCAAGATGCCTATGCAGGAGGCTTTGACGCTTGGGTTCTTGATGAATACTAAAGGTTTAGTCGAGCTCATTGTTCTTAATATTGGCAAAGACAGAGGG GTACTGAATGATCAAACATTTGCCATCATGGTGTTGATGGCTCTCTTCACAACGTTCATCACAACTCCTATTGTGATATCAATATACAAACCAGCTAAACTAGCTGTGACTGAATACAAGCATAGAACAATAGAGAGGAAAGACACGAGCAAACAAGTCCGAATGCTAACATGCTTCTACAGCACAAGAAACATTCCCACACTGATCAATCTCATTGAAGTTTCTCGAGGAACTGAGAAGAGGGAAGGACTTCGCGTCTATGCCATGCACCTTATGGAGCTTTCCGAAAGGTCATCAGCAATCTTGATGGTCCATAAGGTTAAAAGGAACGGGCTGCCCTTTTGGAATAAAGGGGAGGTTACAGATTCTAACCAAGTAGTGGTTGCTTTTGAAACATTTGAGCATCTGAGCAAAGTGTCTATCCGACCAACAACAGCAATCTCTCCCATGAATAGCATGCACGAGGACATTATTACTAGCGCCGAGAGAAAGAGGGTAGCCATGATAATTCTCCCATTCCACAAGCACCAACGACTTGATGGACATTTCGAAACAACCAGAACCGATCTAAGGCATGTGAACCGCAGAGTTCTTCAGCACGCACCATGTTCAGTCGGTATCTTGGTAGATAGAGGTCTCGGTGGAGCATCTCATGTATCTGCTAGCAATGTCGACTTCACAATAACAATCTTGTTCTTCGGAGGCCATGATGACCGGGAAGCACTTGCTTATGGTGTGCGTATGGCCGAGCACCCCGGTGTCACACTAATCGTGGTACGTTTTGTTGTCGACCCCGAAGTTGCTGGTGGCAGTGTCAAGATAGACATGAACCAGAACTCCAGCCTCGAGGCTCAACCCGACGAAGTGTTACTTTCCGGATTGAAACAGAGAATCTCAAAGGACGGATCGATCAAATACGAAGAGAGGACAATCAAGGATGCTGCAGAAACTTTTGAAGCAATAAAGACATATAACAGGTGCAATCTTTTTTTAGTTGGAAGAATGCCTGAAGGTCAAGTGGTTGCAGCATTGAATAAAAAGAGTGAATGTCCAGAATTGGGGCCTATAGGAAACTTGTTAATATCCTCTGAATTTTCAACAACAGCATCTGTTTTGGTGGTGCAGCAATATCGCAGCCAATTATCTCAAGACTCATTGAGTTCTTTGGAGGAAGGAGAATCATCAGAAGGAAATGAATCCAACTAA